AGATGAATTTGGCACAATGGCTGCCTGAATAGTAGCTAGTTTGTCAATTTCTTTTCCCACAGCAGCAAAGTCAAAGCCTTTTTCGTAGCTCTCATGTTCTTGTTCAAATTCTTCTCATCAAGCAACTGAAGAGTTTCCTACTTCATGAAGGTTTCCTCCATCAACCTTTCTGATTGCTGTTTTGAATCATCTTCAGGTTGTCCAGACATTTCAGTTTGTTGTTTAAGCTCTTTTGCCTGTTTTTCTGACCATTCTGCCAAGTCAAATCACTTGTATAGGATCTCCAATGATATTAAAACATCATGGCAGAACCTATATTAGCACTGATCATAAGCTGGAGGACTACTCCCTTTAGGGTGGTCATTAGGACCATGCCTATTTCTAGCTTCCCCTTTCAAAATGGCCCAGATATCCACTTCTGTACCTGTCACCAACAACTCTTAGGCCTCCATCCTTGTCATAACCTTTGTCTTTGCCATACCCATTATGAGGTAGGATCTTTAGGAATTCAGCACTAATTAGATTTCTTGATGAGATCTTGAAGGGTTTTTAAATAGGGTTTGTGTTTAAGAGTTTAGGAAGgattattgaaaaaagaaaaagaaaaagaaagatcttAAATATGTTGGATGGCTGTTTGGTGTTAAAACAATGAACagaatgagaaatgaaaaaagatacACACTAGGAAACCTCACTTAGGTTTTCCTACTATGAATGTTATTGACTGCAATAAAGCCTTTTTATAAGCAATTTGTTAAATCCTTTCCTAGATGGACTAGGATTCCTAAAACCTATTCGTAGAAATACTAGGAAAAAGTACTTAAGAACTTCTAAACAAATAGGAAAATAACTCTTTCAgcgaaaaaagaaggaaaaggaaaaggactCAGCACAGAAATTAAGGGCCTTTGGTACAGCGAAGGATGGCCCACTCCAAaatcttgaaatattaaattgCCCTTATTCTAGTAAACTTAACCAAAACTGAGCCCACAACTTTCTAATCTAAAGAAACTTAGGGGGTGGTTGGTACAtgcacttaaaaattaaaatatgtgtttgaaaGCATGtatggaaatacgtgtgggtgaaaaagtgcgtggaaatatatgtaatgttgtttaaaaactgaaaacatgtgtttgagtGGGTGTACCAAACGGAGCCTTAATTCTAAGACTCAATAATAACTAAAGTAACCTACAAAAGGTGCCAAGAAAGTCCCATATTAAAACTAGACCTCAAATCTTGaatcctttaatttttaatcttgtttttcctcAAACTCTTTATTGTCCACATCATTGCATTTAGGAAAATTGCTCTCATGTTGGCACTTATCTGCTGTTTGGTTTGGATTGTTATGCTATTGAAGAGTAGTGTACCACATTAATCATCTGAGataaacatttttctttaactACCCTTGGGCATTGCCCATGTTTAGCTTGATGTCATACCTAATCTCTGTTTCTGACCACAGAATTGCACCGGTATGGTGGTGGGCTTGTAGAGGGGGAGACTAGAGATTCTTCTTCTGCTCCTCCTGACTCAAAGCAGGGAGGAGTACCTTCAAAAACTCCGGCAGATAGTGTGGTAGCTTCAGTTGCTTCAGTTCCTCATTCTGATGTCTATCATATGGGAGTTCCATCACAAAGGTCATCTATTGTAATTCAGAGGCCAGGGCAGAGAACTCATCAGAAATGGAAAGGTCCTGACAAAATCAGTAGGATATATGGTGACTGGATTGATGACATTGAATAGGAATTGTCTGCAAATGATGAAGATGGACAGTAAGAAATTGATGTTATGGAGTAATTAAATCTCCATAGGGAGGGCATGATGGCAACATGTAGCTTCAGCTTATGGGTTAAAGAAGATTATCTTTGTTTGCTTCAAGTTTCTGTAGATGCCTTGTCTTTTGGTTCATTTTCAGGTTAGGAAATTTGAGGCTTGTATTTCTTTTGTAGTTGTATCTTTGTTACCTTATACAATTACTAGATGACccttttcatccaaagaaaTGACAGTGATCATGTACCACTTTGTTAGATTTACAAACTAAGTTCTTAACCTTATTCTCTTTCTCTGTTGTGCTGTTTCTTACACAGACACATGCATATGCATTGTTTTTGGTGGgagaatttttgtttatttatctatttaggAAGTGTTGAGTCTGCACCTGAAATCTAGTACCGTTTTTACATTGCTTACTACACATCCTTATGTACATTTCTTTTCCCTCCCCAAACGGAGTAATTTTGTGCtttctttttgttatatattgCTCTTCATATCTTTATATGAATATAAATATCATGGATTAGCTCCAATCTCAGGCACTTTTAAGTCACCTTCTTAGCTGCACAATAACTGTCTCCCAGCTTGTTGAACTTAATGTGTGTAGTTCATTAAAGAAGATTCTTCGTTGCTGACAGTAATGGTGCTTGTTCTGCTCCTATAAATAACTAGAAGGAGAGGTTTGTGCTGGAAGCAACAGAGTAAAGGTACATGTACCCGTGATCGTATAAAAGTGAGTCTCCTGTGTGGAATTTGCATgaaaattattagttattactttcAAATAAGGTTGGCAATTTGTGTTCACGGATCGGGTTTGTGTCGTTGCAAGCCATGCTTATTTAGCTATATGGGTTGACCCAAACCCGATTTGTTTAGTAAGCGTATCAGGAATTCTCAACCCAAACATGACCTGTTTACCCGACACGTTTAACTCTtttaattaacaagtcatgtAAATGTCAATGTAAATACCTGTTTAATAATTTGTTTGATTAACAGGTCATATCTaacctatataatttttatcaacttccatttatgtaaaattaaaatacaattataaccataaatatattaataaacatataaaaacaatcataaatTATGCAATAATATTAAGATAACTAATAACTTTATAAGCGAAATAGGTCAGACGGGGTTGCATGTTAAACACGAACacgacccgtttattaaacatGTTAGCTGTATCAATCCAAATATGACTTGAACCTATTTAGACTCGACTTATGACTTGTTTATAAACGGGTTAGTCGTGTCAGGTTCGCGAGTCATGTCAAATTTTGCTCCCCTTACTTTTAAATAGTATGGGCAGGATATTTATTGTCCATGGGCATGCATGGAAtgcttggttttgttttgttttgtttttaattttcacttAATATTGTTTCcatcaaaatgaaataaagcCTCATAGAAAGAGAATGAAGCAAGCCAAGGAAGAATGCGGGGAACTCAATGCTTTCTGTAAATCCATTCATAGCATGGTCCCATGGCCTAGCTACCTTGAATTGTTTATCAACAAAAGATAAGAGCTATCGAGGAAGATGGCCTTTGTCAATTCTAGAAACTAgagatatttatttttatgtttgtgGATTTTCAAAATGCAATTTGGTGAAAGATCTAGATCTCTGGGCTTTGTTAAATACTTAAATTAGCTTGGGCTTACAAAACTGTTAAAAGAAAGAGCTCCTCTCTTACGCGTATTAAGATGGTCTTATTCTGGATGGCACATGATTCATTTTCTGAATGAGTAAACTTTCTATTAACTATTAAGGAGTAAGAATGGTTGTTATCCTGCAAGAATATTGACTATTTTCAACTAAAacctatttttggaaaataactaGTTAACTAGAAGGTTGTAGCTGttgttattgaataaaataacggacacataagaagaagaagaagtagataatgaatattttgaataatttgCCTTCTTTTTATTCAGAAATAAGAGAACCAACCGAGTGTTAATTAAATTACCAAGACAAATAGAAATGTGTTGGGCCATGGAGGTCAGGACCGCTTAAGGCTTAAAGTAAAGTACAGATAGTCCattattgaatttgaaattattgtCATCCAACGCCTAAAATGCCACTCCTTCTCATATGAAAAGGTGCTACACATTGGTACCAGTTATATGGTTTCATGACAAGTGATATTGTtccttcataaaaaaaaaaaaataataataataaataaataaataaataaaatagtggtATTGTTCAACTCTCCCACGGAGGAAAACTTGGGTTTGAATCCTCCTCCCTCACTTaatttaaggggaaaaaaaagttatatggTCACATGTTCCTATTATAAAGAGagataataacaataataatatataaaagggaagaaagatggtCCGtgtaattggaaaatatttttgaaacaaCAAATAAAGGAGAGCAATTAGTTGAGACTTGAGTCCCAAGTAGTTAAACTTGAGAAGGATCTTCTTACCCTCCTCACAACTCACAAAGACTCGTTCAATAGTTAAACATTAGCACTCCACCTCACCCTCCCAAATTAAGAAACCATTTTATATGCATGCTTACAAACGCATTGACATGCGTccttgtttctctctttttaatcCCTCAAAAACAAGTTACTAACAAAATTCCTCTTGTCCATGCAAAGAAGCAAGGCCGGAATAATCCCATCTCCGGCCAACCAGTCATTTAGGCAATGGCAACAGATCCCTCCCCATTAAATCCAACCCCAGTACCGCCTATATCCGCAGTTCTAACAGCAATCataattgttttccttttcctagctttcttctttatatacTTCTGCAGGTGTTTCATTCAAGACCCATTGCAAATCCAAGGAACACCCTCTGGCAATGTCATTGGCGCAGCTGCTAAAACTGGCCTTGATCCTTCTTTAATGCAGTCATTTCCAACATTTTTATATTCAAGTGTCAAACATTTCCACAAAGAGGAATACGCTCTAGAATGTGCAATTTGCTTGTTGGAGTTTGAGGATGATAGTTTGCTTCGCCTTTTGCCGGTTTGTTACCATGTTTTTCATCAAGAATGCATCGACGTTTGGCTTGAATCTCACAAAACGTGCCCGGTTTGTCGCAGGGACCTTGATTTGCCACCGGACTCGTTGGATAAATATTCTAAGGAGCTCATTTATAAACTCAATCACATGCATGATAGTcatcatgaaaataataatcAGTCATTAGAAGATGTTGTACGCATTGATATCAAAGAAGATGAACATGGAGGAGAAAGCCAAGATGAACATGCTTTAAAGAGGAAACAAATGGATGAAGATAAAAAAGTGGAAATAATTGCAAGGTCACACACAACAGGGCATTCTCTAGTTAAAACAAGAGAAAAGGAGGATTGCGTGGATAGGTATACACTGAGATTGCCAAAGCATGTAAAGGAAAGACTTATAAAAGGACACAAACTCGCACAAAGTTGTAAAACATTTGGATAATTCTCAAAACATACAGCACCAAACAATGGATGACTTGGCGAGATGTGGGAGTCCGGCGAAAACTTCAACAAAgcttaatttttagtatttgtgttttctttttctctccttaCATAAACTTCGATTTTGTAACATTGACTTTACATTAATTTTGCTTTTGCACACTCCATATTTAACATTATTTCCGGAAATTTCAGTATATAAATATAGACGAATATTActtccatgcttttttttttttgaattgtaggTCTGACAAGGTTTTAtcttaatttgttaattttgcacACTGTTATTTCCTCCAACACTGATTAACCATGATTAGTTGCAGATCTATTAATTAATGAGATTGTCATTGTTGATTATCTTTAGTGATTTCTTCAACATTAAATACTTGCTCACAATTGCTTTTCCaatacaaaatgaaattaagcttttcaaatatattttcaagtCCCTTGTGTAGTACgaattttttaattgcaaagCATCTCCTTGGCTGTAAATGAGAGAATTTGGAGTTTTGATTATATATCtttctagttttatttttattttttgatatatcTCTAAGTCCTATTTGTAGTACGAAGTTCTTAATTGTATCAGTGGCGACGTCACGTTCAGTctagggtgttcccaggaacaccttgacctgaaaaatatatatatatatatatatataatttaaatttttttatttgtttacccttaaaaaaaatttaggaacaccctcaaataaaaaataaaaaaaattatttgttctactttcaagccaaaaaaaaaaaaaaattgtaacaaagcaAGCCCAGGgaaaaaagcccaacatcaaAATGAACAAATTATAGATGGTAGCAAACCCAtggattctaaaaaaaaaaaaaaaaacccaatatacACGTTCGATTCATCAAGTAAAGCAAAAACTGAAATCAGAAACctaacctaaagaaaaaaacctcATTAGCCATCAACGACAACAACCAACGGATGACGTGAGCTCCAAAGCACATTAGTCATTAGTGATCGAGCCTCACACTTGAGCTCCAGAGCACATTGGGCATCGAAGATCGATCGAATTGGATTGAAGATCAGTCTCGCCTCAACGTGCTGCTCGACGGCGTCGCCCCTCAACTCAGCCTTAGGCCTCCCTACTCCCTCAACCTCAAggtatttcttctttttctctctttagtcTCTTACATATACGGGTTAATAGGTATAAGTTTCTCTCTTAgactctctgtctctctctctctctttatctgaaGATTGAAAGCAAAtgagagtctctctctctctctctctctctctttgagacTTTATCTAATTTCTTAGTTTTACCTtatcattttattaatatttgcccCTGTTTTTGGCTTTATTCGTTGGTGTGGGTGACTGTTGATGTTGGTGAAATacaattaattgtcttttagtgtattgtgatttgtgattgtgaattTATCTGATTAGATCTTGTGATTGGGGGTCATAGGgcttgtctgttgagtggggGGTAGATGGGGGCATGGGGCCGGGGTGGGATATTTGATCTGGAAGAAGTAAATGCACATAGGGTGTGTGATAGTGCAACTAAGaaacaattatttaattaaccaataattaattgggggaagcaactaataaacaataattaataatttaattaaccaatatattataaaagacaaacaaattaaattatgttaggctaaacaacaattaataattttataattaatgaaacaaccatataacaaattatagtttataaagacaaacaaattaatgaaacaactaaataacaataattaataattctctttttattagattgtgtaatttatccTTCTTAAGgaacatttgaaaaaaattcctgGAGCCGTCACTGAATTGCATAGCATCTCCTTGGCTGTAGATGAGAGACTTGGAGTTTTGATCATAtatctatctttctttttatttttttgttatattttcaaGTCCTATGTGTAGTAGGATTTCTTAATTGCATAGCATATCATTGGCTGTAAAGGAGAGAATTTGGAGTTTTGATCatatatctttctttctttctttttactttttgataaTTTCATGGTTGGGGTTAAAGATAGAAGGATTTAAACcatgaatatttttattagaaatactAAGAGGGTTGTCCTTATGGAGATAATTGCACATTCCTTCATGATGATGAGCAATCCAAGAATCGGGAAAGTGTGACGATAAGCTTGGGACTGGGCGCGCATGGTGGTGCAGCAGCTACTCCTGTGAGCGGACCGAATGCCAAGCCCTCGAATTGGAAAACGAGGATTTGCCATAAGTGGGAGTTGACAGGGTATTGTCCCTTTGGAAGCAAATGCCATTTTGCTCATGGTGTTGCAGGCACCAATGGTTTGCATTTTTTCCCCATTCTTCTTGTTAAGATTTATGGAAAGTATTTGATTTTGACTCTCTGTATATTTGTATTAAATCATAACACTTCTGCTTGCTATTGAGTGgtgtagaaactagaaagagAGTAATTGGTTCGTCTTCTAGTATAATTGAACATAGCCCTGTGATTGCATTGCCAGTTTAACACTCAATTCATATGTTAGTAACTTTCCATTTTTGCTTCAACTTTCCATCCAAGGATAGAGACTTTGCTTTAATCAAATGAATACCTGGATGTTTTAGTTCCCAAACAATAATCATtgtattaaatttcttttttacttgaAAATTCTTCAAGTAAATGCCATTTTGCTCATGGTGTTGCAGGCACCAAtggtttgcatttttttcccaTTCTTCTTGTTAAGATTTATGGAAAGTATTTGATTTTGACTCTCTGTATATTTGTATTAAATCATAACACTTCTGCTTGCTATTGAGTGgtgtagaaactagaaagagAGTAATTGGTTCGTCTTCTAGTATAATTGAACATAGCCTTGTGATTGCATTACCAGTTTAACACTCAATTCATATGTTAGTAACTTTCCATTTTTGCTTCAACTTTCCATCCAAGGATAGAGACTTTGCTTTAATCATATGAATACCTGGATGTTTTAGTTCCCAAACAATAATCATtgtattaaatttcttttttacttgaAAATTCTTCAAGTGTAGGACAATTCTACGTAAATTTTTCAATACTGTAAACTTGAGCATTGTTTCTCCTAATTTTTGTACATGTTTAAGCACAACTGTTTCAATTGCTTTTGATATGCACCGAGTACTTGTGTATACTTGTTAATTACTTTAATTTAAGGGATTCTTTGTCATTTCCTTTATCTAATTTTAGGAAGGGTTTGAAAGCTAGGCAGGTCCAAGCAACCTATCCCGTAGCTCACCTAGCTTAACCGCCAAAATTAAGGCCTCAGGGGACTCTCAGATAGTTTGCCTCAATAAAAGATGCAATATGACACGACCCTTTGAGTGTACATTCACACCTCTAAAGGACCTTTTTCTAGATCTGTATGCTTGTTCTCTGTCTAAAAAAGCTTGGATCTCTGACCTGGTTGTTTCTGCATCAGAAGGGGGAGAGAGGAGTTGGAATTTACAATTCCAGCAAGGTTTTCTGATTGGGAGTTGGAGGgtgtttgttctttttttgagCTACTTTATTCCTATATGCCGAGAGGTAAGGGTGATGATAGGCTATCTTGGAAGTTGACTCGGACTGGTGTGTTTGATGTGTGCTCCTATTATATCTGGTTGTTTAGTACACTTACGCTTTTCCTTTGGAAGAGCATTTAGTGAGTGTTTGGATCCACGTTTTGAGTTGCGTTTTATGTTTgtgtttacctttttttttttttttttttttcggattcATGCGCAATAGCTTTTAGGAGACAATGCACTGTTCATTACtgtttgtgcactgttcatcagaaaaaatattaaaaatgggtcctacgatactattcacacatttaaaaattattttgctacagtgttttcagttttcagtttcagcaaaaataagttgtatccaaatggaTCCTTAGAGTGcatttgggaagcgcgttttgcaCTTCCCAGACGCAGGTTTGcgtttcagatttttttttttttttttttacttttcttttgtgAACAATGctctcgtgcactgttcatgggtcccacaaactACACTTTTCtgcaacttttttattaaaaatgggtcccacggtactattcacacatttaaaaattattttgctacaatgtttttcagttttcagctgtatccaaacggacccttagtgtGTAAAGGTGCCTAAAAgggtgtttttctttttatagataGCAACTAGGGATGATATATTTACCATAGATAAtctttgatagtttttagacctcttaaacaattgattaaacctaggtaattagccaagttgttacttagtccaattaaacaagtataggttatcacaataataaagatctaatcatgcaaagtagcggaaaataaacaacacaagatatgatcacccaagaaaccaaattagtaaaaacctggggaggatttgacctaactatcttcaaggtaaacttgaatccattaccttgaaagaatcgaagttcatacaataagacttacaagcccccacgctcgacttcttattgctaccaaccagtagaacttactgacacgaccacgtgcaagttctgaatccacggactccttctttcttggattcaccactagatacaagcacacgcacttgtgttttttttaagtttcaatggtagcaactgaattgatcatcaaggtatagataaatcttctccttgaaaaccctaagtttgtgtaaaggaaagctcttctagatttcacaagagatttacacaaaccgcaattatgagcaacactaaaatgtggctagggtttgccttttatacttaggacaaataagaaaccctaaaaacgttttaaaacacttagggctgagttggatgaatctgcagaaaaacattctgcccgagtttcgatcgatcgagcctgtctttctatcgatcgagccaggccgaaaggcacaatccttcctgctttaactcgattccaactttacataaaatca
The sequence above is drawn from the Quercus lobata isolate SW786 chromosome 12, ValleyOak3.0 Primary Assembly, whole genome shotgun sequence genome and encodes:
- the LOC115971373 gene encoding RING-H2 finger protein ATL29-like — protein: MATDPSPLNPTPVPPISAVLTAIIIVFLFLAFFFIYFCRCFIQDPLQIQGTPSGNVIGAAAKTGLDPSLMQSFPTFLYSSVKHFHKEEYALECAICLLEFEDDSLLRLLPVCYHVFHQECIDVWLESHKTCPVCRRDLDLPPDSLDKYSKELIYKLNHMHDSHHENNNQSLEDVVRIDIKEDEHGGESQDEHALKRKQMDEDKKVEIIARSHTTGHSLVKTREKEDCVDRYTLRLPKHVKERLIKGHKLAQSCKTFG